The following are encoded in a window of Etheostoma cragini isolate CJK2018 chromosome 7, CSU_Ecrag_1.0, whole genome shotgun sequence genomic DNA:
- the LOC117947429 gene encoding DDB1- and CUL4-associated factor 1-like isoform X2 — MASASASVDSKAELTTLLEQWEREQQGSTQELVNIITKISELVEKETEEYHKADPDPFDDRHPGRADPECVLGHLLKILFKNDDFMNTLVNSYVMTSREFPLNAAACRLLQNIMPGLETAVVFQEKEGIVERLFKWAQEAEQPLRIYATGLLAGAMENQDIAANYREENSVLVPLMLHRLRELQDKDAENKREIKRPSPRKTLSEPLLPLDEETFDGGFEEKPFTPGRNGAEREGTGPGEGVEIPFSTLEPENELSFRLNSPHKASSRANSAVKTMMKPMSAPGSLTDQGMSDCSSYLKRKAERESGRTPKQKINFSLPDPDRNFSELSNSSWSEMSPWVIGNNYHLYPLTPEIEQRLILQYLTPLGEYQELLAVFMQMGARELLMHYMDLKQTNDVQLTFEALKYLASLLLHKKFAAEFVAHGGVQKLLEIPRPSMAATGVSLCLYYLAYNQDAMERVCMLPHSILSDVVGYTLWLLECSHASGCCHATMFFSISFSFRAVLELFDRQDGLRRLVNLISTLEILNPEDQGALLSDDEIFSSRQTAKHTCMALRRYFEAHLAIKVEQVKQSLQRTEGGAPIHSQPYYKAVSYSREQVVEMMEFLIEYGPLRLYWEPAEFFHKLSCVQLLLQLISIACDWRTYYGRSDTVRYALDILSILTVVPKTQLLLSEAVAVLDEGGSTVSTVGISIVLAVAEGEVFVNDAEIQKSALQVVINCVCAPDKRMSSIGKFIAGTPRRRLPQQTKASESVLAKMWNVVQSNNGIKVLLSLLTVKMPITDADQIRALACKALVGLSRSSSVRQIISKLPLFSSGHIQQLMKEPVLQDKRSEHVKFCKFAAELIERISGKPLMIGTDVSLAWLQRASVVAQSRISFPEKELLLLIRNHLVAKGLHDTAITLTKEADLPMTCLSLSTHSTSAFPPVAPPPPASPVVTLPRTPRLANGVGSRLGNHPSHSSTPGSSNLQTRPSTAQPTVSSTAFPSTSVPICSNGSPLIGRIIFSRERLAACATVSCKKPRVLRQKSDHGAFSQSPAMKKQFDRHLPSPPALDSIITEYLREQHARCKNPVATCPPFSLFTPHQCPEPKQRRQAPINFTSRHTRRVIYPKYGGVDGGCFDRHLIFSRFRPISVFREADEDESGFMCCAFSARERFLMLGTCTGQLKLYNVFTGQEEASYSCHSSAITHLEPSRDGSLLLTSASWSYPLSALWGMKSVFIMKHSFLGDHYVEFSKLSQDRVIGTKEHIARIYDIQTGQVTLTLNNPDLANNYKRNCATFNPTDDLVLNDGVLWDVRTAQAIHKFDKFNMNISGVFHPNGLEVIVNTEIWDLRTFHLLHTVPALDQCRIVFNNNGTVIYGAMLQADDEDDMMEMQMKSPFGSSFRTFNATDYKPIATIDVKRNIFDLCTDTKDCYLAVIENQDSVNTDTVCRLYEVGRQRLAEEEEEDEDDQDDDQEEDDDDDEDSDDDVDTDPLIAEPENENGGEDEDDEEEDDGNDEFSPSDEEVARILEEDVDVGDDDDEDDNDEDDSDNDDVNLDGDNDSSDNSDLEDDIILSLNE; from the exons ATGGCGTCGGCATCTGCCAGTGTGGACTCAAAGGCAGAGCTGACTACTCTACTGGAACAGTGGGAGAGGGAGCAACAAGGCAGCACACAGGAGCTAGTTAACATCATCACCAA AATTTCCGAGCTTgttgagaaagagacagaggagtaCCACAAAGCGGACCCAGACCCTTTTGATGACCGACACCCtg GGAGAGCTGATCCAGAATGTGTGTTAGGGCACCTGCTCAAGATCCTGTTCAAGAATGATGACTTTATGAACACC ctGGTGAATAGCTATGTGATGACCAGCAGAGAATTTCCCCTCAATGCAGCAGCTTGTCGCCTGCTTCAGAACATCATGCCTGGATTGGAGACAGCTGTTGTCTTTCAGGAAAAG GAGGGCATAGTCGAAAGGCTGTTTAAGTGGGCTCAGGAGGCCGAGCAGCCCCTCAGAATATATGCCACAGGCTTGTTGGCCGGCGCTATGGAGAACCAGGACATTGCGGCCAACTACAGGGAGGAGAACTCTGTTTTG GTGCCCTTGATGCTGCATCGGTTGCGTGAGCTTCAGGATAAGGATGCTGAGAATAAAAGGGAAATCAAACGGCCCAGCCCCAGGAAGACTTTGAGTGAGCCTTTGCTACCTTTAGATGAGGAGACTTTTGACGGAGGCTTTGAAGAGAAGCCCTTTACACCAGGGAGAAACGGAGCTGAAAGGGAGGGGACAGGGCCAGGGGAGGGTGTTGAAATTCCCTTCTCAACCCTCGAGCCTGAAAACGAGCTTTCGTTCCGTCTCAACTCCCCCCATAAGGCCAGCAGCCGTGCCAACTCGGCTGTTAAAACCATGATGAAGCCCATGTCTGCCCCAGGTTCACTGACAGACCAAGGCATGTCTGATTGCAGCAGTTACCTAAAAAggaaggcagagagggagagcggCAGGACcccaaaacaaaagataaatttctcttTGCCAGACCCAGACAGGAACTTTAGTGAGCTTTCCAACAGCAGCTGGTCTGAGATGAGCCCCTGGGTGATTGGCAACAACTATCATCTGTACCCTTTGACCCCAGAAATCGAACAAAGGCTCATCCTGCAGTATCTCACACCTCTGGGAGAGTATCAGGAG ctgctggCGGTGTTCATGCAGATGGGAGCTCGTGAGCTGCTTATGCATTACATGGATCTAAAGCAGACCAATGACGTGCAGCTCACCTTTGAAGCTCTCAAG TACCTGGCTTCTCTGCTGCTGCACAAGAAGTTTGCTGCAGAGTTTGTGGCTCATGGAGGAGTTCAGAAATTACTGGAAATCCCCAGGCCATCTATGGCTGCCACTGGAGTTTCTCTGTGCCTCTACTACCTTGCCTATAACCAGGACGCCATGGAAAGG GTGTGCATGTTGCCCCACTCCATCCTGTCAGATGTGGTTGGTTACACACTGTGGCTGCTGGAATGCTCACATGCATCCGGCTGCTGCCACGCCACCATGttcttctccatctccttctcCTTCCGCGCCGTCCTGGAGCTCTTCGACAGGCAGGACGGGCTCCGACGCCTCGTCAATCTG ATTAGCACACTGGAGATCCTGAACCCTGAGGACCAGGGAGCACTGCTGAGTGATGATGAGATTTTTTCCAGCAGGCAGACGGCCAAGCACACCTGCATGGCCCTGCGCCGGTACTTTGAGGCCCACCTGGCGATCAAGGTAGAGCAGGTGAAGCAATCCCTGCAGCGCACAGAGGGGGGTGCCCCCATTCACTCCCAGCCATACTATAAG GCAGTCAGCTATAGCCGTGAGCAGGTGGTGGAAATGATGGAGTTTCTGATAGAATATGGTCCACTCAGACTATACTGGGAACCAGCAGAGTTCTTTCACAAGTTGTCATGTGTTCAGCTCCTCCTGCAGCTCATTTCAATTGCCTGTGACTGGAGGACCTACTATGGCAG GAGCGATACAGTGCGTTATGCTCTCGACATCCTGAGCATCCTCACAGTAGTCCCAAAGACCCAGCTGCTGTTGTCTGAGGCTGTTGCTGTGCTTGATGAGGGAGGTTCCACTGTTTCGACTGTTG GAATTAGCATAGTCCTGGCAGTGGCAGAAGGAGAGGTCTTTGTAAATGATGCCGAGATTCAGAAGTCAGCTCTCCAGGTTGTCATCAACTGCGTCTGTGCTCCAGACAAACGCATGTCCAGCATTGGCAAGTTCATTGCAGGCACCCCCCGTCGCCGGCTGCCTCAGCAGACCAAAGCCAGCGAGAGTGTGCTCGCTAAGATGTGGAATGTGGTGCAGTCCAACAATGGCATCAAG GTGCTGTTGTCCCTGCTGACAGTAAAGATGCCCATTACAGATGCAGATCAGATCCGAGCTCTGGCCTGTAAGGCTCTGGTGGGTCTGTCTCGCTCCAGCTCTGTCAGACAGATTATCAGCAAGCTGCCTTTGTTCAGCAGCGGACACATCCAGCAGCTCATGAAGGAGCCTGTGCTCCAGGACAAGCGCAGCGAACATGTCAAGTTCTGTAAGTTTGCAGCTGAGCTGATAGAAAGGATATCTGGGAAACCCTTGATGATCGGTACGGACGTGTCTCTGGCGTGGCTACAAAGGGCCAGTGTGGTAGCTCAGTCCAGGATCTCCTTTCCTGAGAAAGAGCTACTGTTGCTAATCAGGAACCACCTTGTGGCCAAAGGCCTTCATGACACTGCCATCACACTCACCAAGGAGGCAGATCTCCCAATGacatgtctgtctctttctacaCATTCAACTTCTGCTTTCCCTCCTGTTGCTCCACCCCCACCTGCCTCCCCTGTTGTTACTCTACCCCGCACCCCACGGCTGGCCAACGGTGTTGGGTCAAGACTCGGAAATCATCCCTCTCATTCATCCACCCCAGGATCTAGCAATTTACAAACACGTCCCTCTACAGCACAACCCACTGTGTCTTCTACTGCTTTCCCGTCAACGTCTGTCCCTATCTGTAGCAATGGCTCACCACTAATTGGACGAATCATTTTCTCTCGAGAACGGCTAGCAGCGTGTGCTACGGTTAGTTGCAAGAAACCTCGGGTGCTGAGGCAAAAGTCTGACCATGGGGCTTTTAGCCAGAGTCCAGCCATGAAGAAGCAGTTTGACAGGCACCTTCCCTCCCCCCCTGCATTAGACAGCATCATCACAGAGTACCTGAGGGAACAGCATGCACGCTGTAAGAACCCTGTGGCAACATGcccacctttctctctcttcacccCCCATCAATGCCCTGAGCCCAAACAGAGGCGCCAAGCACCTATCAACTTTACATCCCGACACACACGGAGGGTTATATATCCTAAATATGGAGGAGTGGATGGAGGCTGCTTTGACAGACATCTCATCTTCAGTAG GTTCCGTCCCATCTCCGTGTTCAGGGAGGCAGACGAAGATGAGAGTGGGTTCATGTGTTGTGCCTTCTCAGCTCGCGAGCGGTTCCTGATGCTCGGGACGTGCACAGGGCAGCTCAAACTCTACAATGTGTTTACAGGCCAGGAGGAAGCCAGCTACAGCTGTCACAGTTCAGCCATCACTCACCTGGAGCCCTCACGG GATGGCTCTCTGCTCTTAACATCAGCCTCTTGGAGTTACCCTCTGTCTGCACTGTGGGGCATGAAGTCAGTCTTCATCATGAA GCATTCTTTTCTGGGCGACCATTATGTGGAATTCAGTAAGCTTTCACAAGATCGTGTCATTGGGACTAAGGAACATATAGCAAGG ATTTATGACATCCAGACAGGTCAGGTAACGCTGACTCTAAACAACCCAGACCTGGCTAATAACTACAAGAGGAACTGCGCCACCTTCAACCCAACAGATGACCTTGTGCTCAATGATGGTGTGTTGTGGGATGTGCGCACGGCTCAGGCCATCCACAAGTTTGACAAGTTCAATATGAACATCAGTGGTGTGTTCCATCCCAATGGCCTGGAGGTCATTGTAAACACAGAAATT TGGGATCTGCGTACCTTCCACCTCCTCCACACCGTTCCCGCTCTGGACCAGTGCAGAATAGTCTTCAACAACAATGGCACTGTCATCTATGGAG CAATGTTGCAGGCTGACGATGAAGATGACATGATGGAGATGCAGATGAAAAGTCCATTTGGTTCATCATTCAGGACCTTTAATGCCACGGACTACAAACCAATTG CCACTATTGATGTCAAGAGGAATATTTTTGACCTTTGCACTGATACCAAAGACTGCTACCTAGCTGTGATTGAG AACCAAGACTCTGTAAACACTGACACAGTGTGCAGACTATATGAAGTTGGCAGGCAGAGActtgcagaggaagaggaggaggacgaggatgATCAG GATGACGATCAGGAAGaagatgatgacgatgatgaagaTTCAGACGACGACGTTGATACAGATCCCCTTATCGCTGAGCCAGAGAATGAGAACGGCGgagaggatgaggatgatgaagaggaggacgaTGGAAATGATGAATTCTCTCCCTCTGATGAAGAGGTGGCACGCATTCTCGAAGAAGATGTAGACGTTGGGGACGACGATGATGAGGATGACAATGATGAGGATGACTCTGATAATGACGACGTCAATCTGGATGGCGACAATG ACAGTTCCGACAACTCTGACCTGGAGGATGACATCATCTTATCCCTGAATGAGTGA
- the LOC117947429 gene encoding DDB1- and CUL4-associated factor 1-like isoform X1: protein MASASASVDSKAELTTLLEQWEREQQGSTQELVNIITKISELVEKETEEYHKADPDPFDDRHPGRADPECVLGHLLKILFKNDDFMNTLVNSYVMTSREFPLNAAACRLLQNIMPGLETAVVFQEKEGIVERLFKWAQEAEQPLRIYATGLLAGAMENQDIAANYREENSVLVPLMLHRLRELQDKDAENKREIKRPSPRKTLSEPLLPLDEETFDGGFEEKPFTPGRNGAEREGTGPGEGVEIPFSTLEPENELSFRLNSPHKASSRANSAVKTMMKPMSAPGSLTDQGMSDCSSYLKRKAERESGRTPKQKINFSLPDPDRNFSELSNSSWSEMSPWVIGNNYHLYPLTPEIEQRLILQYLTPLGEYQELLAVFMQMGARELLMHYMDLKQTNDVQLTFEALKYLASLLLHKKFAAEFVAHGGVQKLLEIPRPSMAATGVSLCLYYLAYNQDAMERVCMLPHSILSDVVGYTLWLLECSHASGCCHATMFFSISFSFRAVLELFDRQDGLRRLVNLISTLEILNPEDQGALLSDDEIFSSRQTAKHTCMALRRYFEAHLAIKVEQVKQSLQRTEGGAPIHSQPYYKAVSYSREQVVEMMEFLIEYGPLRLYWEPAEFFHKLSCVQLLLQLISIACDWRTYYGRSDTVRYALDILSILTVVPKTQLLLSEAVAVLDEGGSTVSTVGISIVLAVAEGEVFVNDAEIQKSALQVVINCVCAPDKRMSSIGKFIAGTPRRRLPQQTKASESVLAKMWNVVQSNNGIKVLLSLLTVKMPITDADQIRALACKALVGLSRSSSVRQIISKLPLFSSGHIQQLMKEPVLQDKRSEHVKFCKFAAELIERISGKPLMIGTDVSLAWLQRASVVAQSRISFPEKELLLLIRNHLVAKGLHDTAITLTKEADLPMTCLSLSTHSTSAFPPVAPPPPASPVVTLPRTPRLANGVGSRLGNHPSHSSTPGSSNLQTRPSTAQPTVSSTAFPSTSVPICSNGSPLIGRIIFSRERLAACATVSCKKPRVLRQKSDHGAFSQSPAMKKQFDRHLPSPPALDSIITEYLREQHARCKNPVATCPPFSLFTPHQCPEPKQRRQAPINFTSRHTRRVIYPKYGGVDGGCFDRHLIFSRFRPISVFREADEDESGFMCCAFSARERFLMLGTCTGQLKLYNVFTGQEEASYSCHSSAITHLEPSRDGSLLLTSASWSYPLSALWGMKSVFIMKHSFLGDHYVEFSKLSQDRVIGTKEHIARIYDIQTGQVTLTLNNPDLANNYKRNCATFNPTDDLVLNDGVLWDVRTAQAIHKFDKFNMNISGVFHPNGLEVIVNTEIWDLRTFHLLHTVPALDQCRIVFNNNGTVIYGAMLQADDEDDMMEMQMKSPFGSSFRTFNATDYKPIATIDVKRNIFDLCTDTKDCYLAVIENQDSVNTDTVCRLYEVGRQRLAEEEEEDEDDQQDDDQEEDDDDDEDSDDDVDTDPLIAEPENENGGEDEDDEEEDDGNDEFSPSDEEVARILEEDVDVGDDDDEDDNDEDDSDNDDVNLDGDNDSSDNSDLEDDIILSLNE, encoded by the exons ATGGCGTCGGCATCTGCCAGTGTGGACTCAAAGGCAGAGCTGACTACTCTACTGGAACAGTGGGAGAGGGAGCAACAAGGCAGCACACAGGAGCTAGTTAACATCATCACCAA AATTTCCGAGCTTgttgagaaagagacagaggagtaCCACAAAGCGGACCCAGACCCTTTTGATGACCGACACCCtg GGAGAGCTGATCCAGAATGTGTGTTAGGGCACCTGCTCAAGATCCTGTTCAAGAATGATGACTTTATGAACACC ctGGTGAATAGCTATGTGATGACCAGCAGAGAATTTCCCCTCAATGCAGCAGCTTGTCGCCTGCTTCAGAACATCATGCCTGGATTGGAGACAGCTGTTGTCTTTCAGGAAAAG GAGGGCATAGTCGAAAGGCTGTTTAAGTGGGCTCAGGAGGCCGAGCAGCCCCTCAGAATATATGCCACAGGCTTGTTGGCCGGCGCTATGGAGAACCAGGACATTGCGGCCAACTACAGGGAGGAGAACTCTGTTTTG GTGCCCTTGATGCTGCATCGGTTGCGTGAGCTTCAGGATAAGGATGCTGAGAATAAAAGGGAAATCAAACGGCCCAGCCCCAGGAAGACTTTGAGTGAGCCTTTGCTACCTTTAGATGAGGAGACTTTTGACGGAGGCTTTGAAGAGAAGCCCTTTACACCAGGGAGAAACGGAGCTGAAAGGGAGGGGACAGGGCCAGGGGAGGGTGTTGAAATTCCCTTCTCAACCCTCGAGCCTGAAAACGAGCTTTCGTTCCGTCTCAACTCCCCCCATAAGGCCAGCAGCCGTGCCAACTCGGCTGTTAAAACCATGATGAAGCCCATGTCTGCCCCAGGTTCACTGACAGACCAAGGCATGTCTGATTGCAGCAGTTACCTAAAAAggaaggcagagagggagagcggCAGGACcccaaaacaaaagataaatttctcttTGCCAGACCCAGACAGGAACTTTAGTGAGCTTTCCAACAGCAGCTGGTCTGAGATGAGCCCCTGGGTGATTGGCAACAACTATCATCTGTACCCTTTGACCCCAGAAATCGAACAAAGGCTCATCCTGCAGTATCTCACACCTCTGGGAGAGTATCAGGAG ctgctggCGGTGTTCATGCAGATGGGAGCTCGTGAGCTGCTTATGCATTACATGGATCTAAAGCAGACCAATGACGTGCAGCTCACCTTTGAAGCTCTCAAG TACCTGGCTTCTCTGCTGCTGCACAAGAAGTTTGCTGCAGAGTTTGTGGCTCATGGAGGAGTTCAGAAATTACTGGAAATCCCCAGGCCATCTATGGCTGCCACTGGAGTTTCTCTGTGCCTCTACTACCTTGCCTATAACCAGGACGCCATGGAAAGG GTGTGCATGTTGCCCCACTCCATCCTGTCAGATGTGGTTGGTTACACACTGTGGCTGCTGGAATGCTCACATGCATCCGGCTGCTGCCACGCCACCATGttcttctccatctccttctcCTTCCGCGCCGTCCTGGAGCTCTTCGACAGGCAGGACGGGCTCCGACGCCTCGTCAATCTG ATTAGCACACTGGAGATCCTGAACCCTGAGGACCAGGGAGCACTGCTGAGTGATGATGAGATTTTTTCCAGCAGGCAGACGGCCAAGCACACCTGCATGGCCCTGCGCCGGTACTTTGAGGCCCACCTGGCGATCAAGGTAGAGCAGGTGAAGCAATCCCTGCAGCGCACAGAGGGGGGTGCCCCCATTCACTCCCAGCCATACTATAAG GCAGTCAGCTATAGCCGTGAGCAGGTGGTGGAAATGATGGAGTTTCTGATAGAATATGGTCCACTCAGACTATACTGGGAACCAGCAGAGTTCTTTCACAAGTTGTCATGTGTTCAGCTCCTCCTGCAGCTCATTTCAATTGCCTGTGACTGGAGGACCTACTATGGCAG GAGCGATACAGTGCGTTATGCTCTCGACATCCTGAGCATCCTCACAGTAGTCCCAAAGACCCAGCTGCTGTTGTCTGAGGCTGTTGCTGTGCTTGATGAGGGAGGTTCCACTGTTTCGACTGTTG GAATTAGCATAGTCCTGGCAGTGGCAGAAGGAGAGGTCTTTGTAAATGATGCCGAGATTCAGAAGTCAGCTCTCCAGGTTGTCATCAACTGCGTCTGTGCTCCAGACAAACGCATGTCCAGCATTGGCAAGTTCATTGCAGGCACCCCCCGTCGCCGGCTGCCTCAGCAGACCAAAGCCAGCGAGAGTGTGCTCGCTAAGATGTGGAATGTGGTGCAGTCCAACAATGGCATCAAG GTGCTGTTGTCCCTGCTGACAGTAAAGATGCCCATTACAGATGCAGATCAGATCCGAGCTCTGGCCTGTAAGGCTCTGGTGGGTCTGTCTCGCTCCAGCTCTGTCAGACAGATTATCAGCAAGCTGCCTTTGTTCAGCAGCGGACACATCCAGCAGCTCATGAAGGAGCCTGTGCTCCAGGACAAGCGCAGCGAACATGTCAAGTTCTGTAAGTTTGCAGCTGAGCTGATAGAAAGGATATCTGGGAAACCCTTGATGATCGGTACGGACGTGTCTCTGGCGTGGCTACAAAGGGCCAGTGTGGTAGCTCAGTCCAGGATCTCCTTTCCTGAGAAAGAGCTACTGTTGCTAATCAGGAACCACCTTGTGGCCAAAGGCCTTCATGACACTGCCATCACACTCACCAAGGAGGCAGATCTCCCAATGacatgtctgtctctttctacaCATTCAACTTCTGCTTTCCCTCCTGTTGCTCCACCCCCACCTGCCTCCCCTGTTGTTACTCTACCCCGCACCCCACGGCTGGCCAACGGTGTTGGGTCAAGACTCGGAAATCATCCCTCTCATTCATCCACCCCAGGATCTAGCAATTTACAAACACGTCCCTCTACAGCACAACCCACTGTGTCTTCTACTGCTTTCCCGTCAACGTCTGTCCCTATCTGTAGCAATGGCTCACCACTAATTGGACGAATCATTTTCTCTCGAGAACGGCTAGCAGCGTGTGCTACGGTTAGTTGCAAGAAACCTCGGGTGCTGAGGCAAAAGTCTGACCATGGGGCTTTTAGCCAGAGTCCAGCCATGAAGAAGCAGTTTGACAGGCACCTTCCCTCCCCCCCTGCATTAGACAGCATCATCACAGAGTACCTGAGGGAACAGCATGCACGCTGTAAGAACCCTGTGGCAACATGcccacctttctctctcttcacccCCCATCAATGCCCTGAGCCCAAACAGAGGCGCCAAGCACCTATCAACTTTACATCCCGACACACACGGAGGGTTATATATCCTAAATATGGAGGAGTGGATGGAGGCTGCTTTGACAGACATCTCATCTTCAGTAG GTTCCGTCCCATCTCCGTGTTCAGGGAGGCAGACGAAGATGAGAGTGGGTTCATGTGTTGTGCCTTCTCAGCTCGCGAGCGGTTCCTGATGCTCGGGACGTGCACAGGGCAGCTCAAACTCTACAATGTGTTTACAGGCCAGGAGGAAGCCAGCTACAGCTGTCACAGTTCAGCCATCACTCACCTGGAGCCCTCACGG GATGGCTCTCTGCTCTTAACATCAGCCTCTTGGAGTTACCCTCTGTCTGCACTGTGGGGCATGAAGTCAGTCTTCATCATGAA GCATTCTTTTCTGGGCGACCATTATGTGGAATTCAGTAAGCTTTCACAAGATCGTGTCATTGGGACTAAGGAACATATAGCAAGG ATTTATGACATCCAGACAGGTCAGGTAACGCTGACTCTAAACAACCCAGACCTGGCTAATAACTACAAGAGGAACTGCGCCACCTTCAACCCAACAGATGACCTTGTGCTCAATGATGGTGTGTTGTGGGATGTGCGCACGGCTCAGGCCATCCACAAGTTTGACAAGTTCAATATGAACATCAGTGGTGTGTTCCATCCCAATGGCCTGGAGGTCATTGTAAACACAGAAATT TGGGATCTGCGTACCTTCCACCTCCTCCACACCGTTCCCGCTCTGGACCAGTGCAGAATAGTCTTCAACAACAATGGCACTGTCATCTATGGAG CAATGTTGCAGGCTGACGATGAAGATGACATGATGGAGATGCAGATGAAAAGTCCATTTGGTTCATCATTCAGGACCTTTAATGCCACGGACTACAAACCAATTG CCACTATTGATGTCAAGAGGAATATTTTTGACCTTTGCACTGATACCAAAGACTGCTACCTAGCTGTGATTGAG AACCAAGACTCTGTAAACACTGACACAGTGTGCAGACTATATGAAGTTGGCAGGCAGAGActtgcagaggaagaggaggaggacgaggatgATCAG CAGGATGACGATCAGGAAGaagatgatgacgatgatgaagaTTCAGACGACGACGTTGATACAGATCCCCTTATCGCTGAGCCAGAGAATGAGAACGGCGgagaggatgaggatgatgaagaggaggacgaTGGAAATGATGAATTCTCTCCCTCTGATGAAGAGGTGGCACGCATTCTCGAAGAAGATGTAGACGTTGGGGACGACGATGATGAGGATGACAATGATGAGGATGACTCTGATAATGACGACGTCAATCTGGATGGCGACAATG ACAGTTCCGACAACTCTGACCTGGAGGATGACATCATCTTATCCCTGAATGAGTGA